CCGCTACTTCGACATCCAGGGCGAGTACACCGGCCTCACTTCCAAGGCCATGACCGCGCCCGACGGCAAGATCCGCATCCCGCTCAATGAGGAAGCCCATCAGGGCGGCGGGCAGATCGAGGAATTCCTGATGCAGTTCAACGGCGAAGGCATACAGCACATCGCCATGAGCTGCGACAACATCATCGAAGTGGTGGACCGCCTGCAGATGGCCGGCATCCCCACGCCGCCCGCGCCCAACCAGGCCTATTACGACATGCTGGCCGAGCGCCTGCCCGGCCACGGCCAGCCCGTGGCCGAACTGCAGGCGCGCGGCATCCTGCTGGACGGCAGCACCGCCGGCGGCCAGCCGCGCCTGCTGCTGCAGATCTTCTCCACGCCCATCCTCGGGCCGGTGTTCTTCGAGTTCATCCAGAGGAAGGGCGACGAGGGCTTTGGCGAGGGCAACTTCAAGGCCTTGTTCGAATCCATCGAGCGCGACCAGGTGCAGCGCGGCGTGGTCGGCAAGCAGGAGGCCTGAGATGGCTGTCCAGCCCGTGGTCTACGGCGAGGGCGAGCGCCCGCCGCGCGGCAACTACGCCCGCGCCAACGAGGACTACACCTGCGCGCAAAACTGGGCCGCCTACAGCGCGCAGGACCACGACACCTACCGGCGCCTGTACGAGCGCCAGACCGCGCAACTGCCCGGCCTGGCCTGCAGCGCCTTCATCGAATCGCTGCCGCACCTGGGCGCCAAGGACCGCATTCCGCGCTTCGAGGACGTCAACGAGCACCTGTACAAGGCCACGCGCTGGGAGATCGTGGCCGTGCCCGGGTTGATCCCGGAAGAGGCCTTTTTCGCGCTGCTGGCCCGGCGCAAGTTCCCGGTGACCGACTGGATACGCAAGCCCGAGGAGTTCGAGTACATCGTCGAGCCCGATGTGTTCCACGACCTCTATGGCCACGTGCCCATGCTGTTCAACCCGCAGCTCGCGGACTACGTGCAGCGCTACGGCGAGGGCGGCCTGAAGGCGGCGCGCCTGGGCGCTTGCGAGATGCTCTCGCGCCTGTACTGGTACACGATCGAATTCGGCCTGATCCGCGAAGCCGGGGCCTTGCGCGCCTACGGCGCCGGCATCCTGAGCTCGGCCGGCGAGTTGCCTTATTCGGTCAACAGCCCCGAGCCGCAGCGCCGCCCGCTCGATCTGCTGCGCACCATGCGCACGCGCTACAAGATCGACAGCTACCAGCAGACCTACTTCGTCATCGACAGCTTTCAGCAACTGTTCGACATGACCGAGGGGGATTTCACGCCGCTGTACGAACAGATGCGCGGCATGCCGGAGTTCGCCGCCAACGCGAGCGGGGATTGAGGGCTGCTGCGCCTGCGCCCTGCGCCTGCGCCTGCGCCTGCGCCTGCGCCTGCGCCTGCGCCGCGGGGTGCGGGGTGCGGGGTGCGGGGTGCGGGGTGCGGGGTGCGGGGTGCGGGGTGCGGGGTGCGGGGTGCGGGGTGCGGGGTGCGGATTTTCTCCCTCTCCCTCTGGGAGAGGGCTGGGGTGAGGGCCAGCGGCGATGAATATTTCGAAGCCGTGTGCTTCTTGCGAGCGCCGTCGGCCGGGACATGCGCCCGGCGGCGCACTCACTTTCTTTTGCTTCGCCAAAAGAAAGTAAGCAAAGAAAAGGCGACCCCACGGCTGCGACCCCTGCGCTGCGCTCCGAGGCAAACCTGCGCCGTCTCGCTTGCACGGCGCGCCGC
The DNA window shown above is from Comamonas sp. NLF-1-9 and carries:
- the phhA gene encoding phenylalanine 4-monooxygenase encodes the protein MAVQPVVYGEGERPPRGNYARANEDYTCAQNWAAYSAQDHDTYRRLYERQTAQLPGLACSAFIESLPHLGAKDRIPRFEDVNEHLYKATRWEIVAVPGLIPEEAFFALLARRKFPVTDWIRKPEEFEYIVEPDVFHDLYGHVPMLFNPQLADYVQRYGEGGLKAARLGACEMLSRLYWYTIEFGLIREAGALRAYGAGILSSAGELPYSVNSPEPQRRPLDLLRTMRTRYKIDSYQQTYFVIDSFQQLFDMTEGDFTPLYEQMRGMPEFAANASGD